The Neodiprion fabricii isolate iyNeoFabr1 chromosome 4, iyNeoFabr1.1, whole genome shotgun sequence genome window below encodes:
- the LOC124181055 gene encoding putative ATP synthase subunit f, mitochondrial, translating to MGFGDYPAEYNRSIHGPYDPARYYGKPDTPFGQVKLNELIPWLGRRNKSPRAMVAAVSRAWWRWQHKYLHVKRGGIAPFFQITTVAMIWFYAINYGKFQNHRNYKYH from the exons ATGGGGTTCGGTGATTATCCCGCGGAGTACAATCGGTCTATTCACGGGCCATACGATCCGGCGCGATATTACGGAAAAC CGGACACTCCGTTCGGCCAGGTAAAACTCAACGAATTGATACCATGGCTCGGTCGTCGCAATAAGAGTCCGAGGGCAATGGTAGCTGCAGTTTCTCGAG CATGGTGGCGTTGGCAACATAAGTACCTACACGTGAAACGCGGTGGGATCGCTCCGTTTTTCCAGATAACTACGGTGGCCATGATATGGTTCTACGCGATCAACTACGGAAAGTTTC aaaatcaCAGGAACTACAAGTACCACTAA
- the LOC124181041 gene encoding palmitoyltransferase ZDHHC11, which translates to MRKGIWRAPRCCCWWSWWWWWCSVRVKGSDRNPRVRRVNGFQLPLHPQQVVGWIALVGIAVGTFTVVLPLLGPGVQPVGSGLLGATFSLHVAAHLVALLIDPAAPQLRSQSSRKTVPDLDRARHLHVIEDGRCHLCNINTGRRTKHCSVCNKCVDHFDHHCKWLNNCVGGRNYPAFIVCLVSAVVAALAVAAISLAELALVHADLAGWGPKMDNSTQPPLAQQPPGTGSLVVISLVGIFSAIAAALLIHLCFFHGYIACLGLTTYEYVREKRERMAAQAASPAPPAKARARKCPAFCTNRVATAEEPERPRYQFRNAPSAPVAVDPDMSEQRSVYICSTHQRSQLCGAEETGGPRCKERPNFHLYFSYETRDTETSIEVSSQTILSEAERPRELVELKPSTPSPVSCCFSIKNAGSEKRTKRKPHSPLSLPSPSGKERGPRSCLTIRRIRYFLRTRLRRNSRQRYVASEAPVPRSRKNRVNPSASDVGVGENKKETPKLQSPSSASTILSGDDKPRPPLKLPPLVLVPRHKMGQIPVAFESIASAVPAPVPQPRRSQPPLRIRRTSFSKRPRFKMGPHVTEIAQLSPIPESELSKPASPRTPPKINHFPFPPSSSSSVNRDYTDNTVTPARADADDVAQANSL; encoded by the coding sequence ATGCGAAAGGGAATCTGGCGAGCGCCGCGTTGTTGCTGCTGGTGGtcgtggtggtggtggtggtgctcGGTCCGCGTCAAGGGTTCGGATCGAAACCCGCGAGTGCGACGTGTGAATGGGTTCCAACTTCCGCTGCACCCCCAACAAGTGGTCGGGTGGATAGCGCTTGTGGGCATCGCGGTTGGCACGTTCACGGTGGTCCTGCCGCTTCTCGGTCCGGGCGTACAACCGGTCGGCTCGGGCCTCCTCGGAGCGACGTTCTCACTCCACGTAGCCGCGCACCTCGTGGCGCTGCTCATCGACCCGGCGGCACCGCAGCTCCGGTCGCAGTCGTCGCGCAAGACCGTGCCGGACTTGGACCGCGCGCGGCATCTCCACGTGATTGAAGACGGCCGATGCCACCTGTGCAACATAAACACCGGTCGAAGGACGAAGCACTGCTCGGTCTGCAATAAGTGCGTCGACCATTTCGATCACCACTGCAAGTGGCTGAACAACTGTGTCGGGGGCCGAAACTATCCCGCATTCATCGTCTGCCTCGTATCGGCGGTCGTCGCAGCCCTAGCCGTGGCCGCGATATCCCTCGCCGAGTTAGCCCTGGTCCACGCTGACCTGGCCGGCTGGGGCCCGAAAATGGACAACTCGACGCAGCCGCCGCTGGCCCAGCAGCCCCCCGGAACAGGGTCTCTCGTTGTAATTTCCCTCGTCGGAATATTCTCGGCGATAGCCGCCGCCCTCCTGATTCACCTCTGTTTCTTCCACGGCTACATCGCTTGCCTCGGTCTCACGACCTACGAGTATGTGCGCGAAAAGCGCGAGCGGATGGCGGCTCAAGCTGCTTCTCCTGCACCGCCGGCAAAAGCCCGGGCCCGGAAGTGTCCCGCGTTCTGTACCAATCGAGTCGCGACTGCTGAGGAACCAGAGCGGCCCCGCTACCAATTCCGGAACGCTCCGTCAGCACCGGTCGCGGTGGACCCCGATATGAGCGAGCAGCGCAGCGTCTACATCTGCTCCACCCATCAGCGGTCCCAGCTATGCGGTGCCGAGGAGACTGGGGGGCCCCGATGCAAAGAGCGGCCGAACTTTCACCTCTACTTTTCGTACGAAACCCGCGACACCGAGACTTCGATCGAGGTCTCGTCGCAGACGATTTTGAGCGAGGCCGAACGACCCCGGGAACTCGTTGAGCTCAAGCCGTCCACCCCTTCCCCGGTATCCTGTTGCTTTTCGATAAAAAACGCGGGCTCGGAGAAGCGGACGAAGCGGAAACCCCACTCGCCGTTATCCTTACCCTCGCCCTCGGGCAAGGAACGCGGCCCCAGGTCCTGCCTCACCATACGCAGGATACGGTACTTCCTCCGTACCAGACTCAGGCGGAACTCGCGACAACGCTACGTTGCCAGCGAGGCGCCCGTCCCTCGCTCCAGAAAGAACAGGGTAAACCCCTCCGCGAGCGACGTTGGGGTTGGTGAAAACAAGAAGGAAACTCCCAAGTTACAATCCCCGTCGAGCGCGTCGACGATTTTATCCGGGGATGACAAACCGAGGCCCCCGCTAAAGCTGCCCCCGTTGGTCCTCGTACCCAGGCACAAGATGGGGCAAATTCCCGTGGCCTTTGAGTCCATCGCCAGTGCAGTCCCCGCGCCGGTACCGCAGCCTAGACGGAGTCAGCCACCTCTCAGAATAAGGAGAACGTCCTTCTCCAAGAGGCCCAGATTCAAAATGGGCCCGCATGTTACGGAGATCGCCCAGTTGTCCCCGATTCCTGAATCAGAGCTCTCGAAACCCGCCTCTCCCAGAACACCGCCCAAAATTAACCACTTCCCGTTCCCACCCTCGAGCTCGTCTTCGGTGAATCGCGATTACACGGATAACACTGTTACACCTGCTCGTGCTGATGCGGACGATGTTGCTCAGGCTAATTCCCTCTGA